The DNA window CACTTATTTTTACGTATTTAACCAGTAATATTTAATAATTACAAAAACAGAAAATGAGTGTCATCAAATCCTATACTCCCCCTAAATTCAAATCACCAAATCATATCATTTGTATTCAAACCATTTCCCCTTTTCTCTGTTTTGATTATACCTCAATCTTACTGAAATTTAGCTGAACACATTATTGGACAAAACACAGGCAAGATAGTAGCTTAGCCAAGAATTAGTTATTTATAATAGTTCTAAATTAACAGCACATTAACAATTGTATTTAGTAATGTGTTGATAAACAGCTGCTTATAAACCTTTAGTTTACCCATGCCTCAGAAGTTTTGTAGGGAAATTTCAAAAACAAATCTTTGATACAATCCATTTGTACATTAGATTTGTGTCCAAAATTAAGTGAGGCTTGTTCAAGCAAATAAGTATAATAACTATTGCCCAGTAAGTATATTGTCTGGTAGTAAAATAATTATATTATTTGCCTGAAAGGTTCAAGAGATTCAAAACAGAATTTGGTCACTTAACTTTGGAAAAACATTTAAGAGAATAATTGCGAAACTCAATAGATTTAATAGTTAGGTATGTTTTCAAAAAATCGACTAAACTATCTCAAATATTTAAGCGTGTGGGCTTTTGCGCTTTTGTTGATACCTGGTGCTCTATGGGCACAGGACTCGACCAAAACTGGTGGAGGAGGAGATGTAGAGGCTGGTAAAACGCTCTTTGACAACAATTGTCAGCAATGTCATAGCCCCGGAGCTGATGTGATAGTAGGCCCTGGTCTAAAAGGGATTATGGATCGTCGTTCAATGGAATGGTTGATCCCTTGGGTGAAAAACTCAGCAAAAGTAATTGCAAGCGGCGACCCTTATGCGGTGAAGTTGTACAACAAATACAACAAAACTGCTATGCAGAGCTTTAACCTAAGCGACGAAGAAATTAAAAACATCTTTGCTTATGTACAGGCATATAAGCCTGGTGGTAATAAAGATGAGCAAACTACGCCAGGTCAAACAACTGCAAATGCAGGTGGAGGTCAGTCTAACTACTTCAATCTGGTACTAGGAGTATTAGTATTTGTTCTCATACTTATCTTAGCGGTTCTTTTCCTCATCATTTCGGTATTGCGCAGGTACCTCAATCAACAAGAGAATGAAGGTAAACTGGATGAAGAAGACAAAGAAATTCTACACGAAAAATTCAACATTGGAAAGGTTCTACGCCACCCGGCATTGCTTGGAGGAGTAGCGGCTATTTTCTTATTGGTATTTGCTCAGGCAGGTTTAGACACCTTACTTTCGGTAGGTGTACAACAAGGATATGCGCCTACTCAGCCAATCCCTTTCTCACATAAATTACACGCTGGTCAATACGAAATAGGTTGCGAATACTGCCATACCGGAGTAAGAAAAGGTAAAAATGCAGGTATTCCTTCAGCAAATATTTGTATGAACTGTCACAATGCTGTAAAGCAAGGTTCGCCAAGTATGCAAAAAATCTATGCAGCTATTGAAAACAACAAGCCTATAGAATGGGTGCGTGTACACAACTTACAAGACTTTGCTTATTTTAACCACTCTCAACACACAGTTGTAGGAGGCATTGAATGTGAAACTTGTCATGGTGAAATCAAGGAAATGGAAGTTGTTCAACAACAATCTCCACTTACTATGGGATGGTGTATCGACTGTCACCGCAAAACTGTGGTAGAAGGTGCAAAAGACAAGGGTGATGGAAAAGCCAAAAACGCTTACTATGATAGGCTACTGGAAATCCATCAGAAAGATAGTAAAAAACCAATCACTGTAGAAAACATTGGTGGGCTTGAATGTGGTAAGTGTCACTACTAAGAGCAGGTTTATTTATACATCCCAATTACACTTAAAAACTTGATTTTCATTTAGGAAGAGATTCATTAAATTATGGAAAACAATAAAAGATATTGGAGAGGCATAGAAGAATTCACTAATGATACAGAGTTTGTAAAAAACGCAGAAAGTGAATTTCCTGAGTATTTGCCGATCAACGAAAAAAGTCCTACAAAGGAAGAGGAAGGAATGTCTGGCGGACGTAGAGACTTCTTAAAGCTTATGGGGTTCAGCATTGCAGCTGCTTCGTTGGCTGCTTGTGAAGCTCCAGTCAAAAAAATTGTCCCTTACCTTAACAAACCAGAAGACATAGAGCCGGGAGTTCCCAACTTCTATGCTTCTACTTATTTTGCCGAAAATGAGTACGCCAGCGTTGTGGTGAAAACCCGCGAAGGTCGTCCTATAAAAATAGAAGGTAATGATTTGTCGCCTGTAAGTATGGGCGGAACATCAGCTCGTATCCAGGCATCAGTGCTTGATCTGTACGACACCACTCGTTACCAAGACCCACAAAAAAGTGGTAAAAAAGCAAAGATAGAAGACATTGATAAAGAAGTAATGTCGCAACTAAGCGGTAACATTCGCATAGTTTCTCACTCTATCATCAGTCCTTCTACTAAAGAAGCAATCAAAGAATTCATCGCTAAATACCCTTCTGCCAAACACGTAATGTATGATACCAATTCATCTTACGGAATCTTGAAAGCAAACAAAGATTCATTTGGCAAAATGGCAGTACCTAATTATGACTTTAGCAAAGCCAATACTATAGTAAGTATTGATGCTGACTTTTTAGGCACTTGGGTAAACCCTATAGGGCACGCCCGCCAATACGCTAAAACCCGTAAATTGAATCAGGGCAAGACAGACATGTCACGCCACTATCAATTTGAGGCTCGTTTATCTCTTACCGGATCAAACGCTGATTACCGTGTGCCAACTAAACCCTCTCAACTGGGTCTAGTGGTGGCAGCCTTACATAGTGCAGTTGCTGGCGGAGGCGATACCAAAGGGTTGAGCAAAGATGTTGTTGCGAAAATTAAAAAAGCAGCGACTGACCTAAAAGCAAATAAAGGCAAATCATTGGTTGTATGTGGGTTGAATGATCCAGCAGTACAAACCTTGGTAAATGACATTAACAACAAGTTAGGCAATTACGGAGAAACCATTGATATGTCAAAAGCATCTAACCTTCAGCAAGGAAACGATGCAGAAATGAACAAGTTTATTGATGATGTAAAAGGTGGAAGCGTAAACGGTGTTATTTTCTTTGGAACTAACCCAGTATACAATCACCCACGTGGTGCAGAACTTAAAGCTGCTTTGTCAAAAGTAAAATTAAGAGTTTCTTTGGCTTCAAAACCTGATGAAACAGCCACTGCTTGTACCTATATAATGCCAGATAATCATTTCTTAGAGTCTTGGAGTGATGCCGAGCCTGTAGAAGGAATGTTTAGCGTACAACAACCTACCATTCGTCCTTTGTTCCGCACACGAGCGGCTCAAGAGACATTGTTGGCGTGGACAGGCAAAAAAGCCTCTTTCTATGATTACGTTCGTGATTACTGGAAGAAAAACTTGTTTAGCCAACAAAGTAAGCATAACTCTTTTGAGAAGTTTTGGACAAATGCTTTGCACGACGGTGTATTTGCTGGAAAGGCAGCACCAAAAACTGAGAAAGCTACTCCAAAACCTCAAACACCTACCGATTCTACCCAAACAGAGACCCCTACCATTGTTGCAGGAGGATCTGTAAACTTTAGCGGAAATGTAAGTGCAGCGATGTCAGCTGTGGCTAGTAACTATACCGCATCAAGCAAAGACATAGAGCTTTCTTTGTACGAAAAAATCTCTATTGGTTCTGGTTACCAGGCAAACAACCCTTGGTTGCAAGAAATGGCAGACCCTATCTCTCGTGCTTGTTGGGACAACTATTTGGCGGTTCCTTTAGCTTATGCCAAAGAGCAAAAGCTTAAGCAAGGAGATATTGTAAAGCTTACTGCTGGAAAAGCAAGCATTGAAATTCCAGTATTGGTACAACCAGGACAAACTCGTGGCACGGTGTCGCTTGCGGTAGGTTATGGACGCACCAAGATTGGAAAAGTGGGGAAAGGTGAAGCTGAAACGATTGCTTTTGGTAAACAAACCTGGGGTGGACAAGATGCTTATCCGTTTGCCACAGTGAAAAACGGTGTAGTAGTAATGGGTAACCCAAAGG is part of the Microscilla marina ATCC 23134 genome and encodes:
- a CDS encoding cytochrome c3 family protein, whose product is MFSKNRLNYLKYLSVWAFALLLIPGALWAQDSTKTGGGGDVEAGKTLFDNNCQQCHSPGADVIVGPGLKGIMDRRSMEWLIPWVKNSAKVIASGDPYAVKLYNKYNKTAMQSFNLSDEEIKNIFAYVQAYKPGGNKDEQTTPGQTTANAGGGQSNYFNLVLGVLVFVLILILAVLFLIISVLRRYLNQQENEGKLDEEDKEILHEKFNIGKVLRHPALLGGVAAIFLLVFAQAGLDTLLSVGVQQGYAPTQPIPFSHKLHAGQYEIGCEYCHTGVRKGKNAGIPSANICMNCHNAVKQGSPSMQKIYAAIENNKPIEWVRVHNLQDFAYFNHSQHTVVGGIECETCHGEIKEMEVVQQQSPLTMGWCIDCHRKTVVEGAKDKGDGKAKNAYYDRLLEIHQKDSKKPITVENIGGLECGKCHY
- a CDS encoding TAT-variant-translocated molybdopterin oxidoreductase, whose translation is MENNKRYWRGIEEFTNDTEFVKNAESEFPEYLPINEKSPTKEEEGMSGGRRDFLKLMGFSIAAASLAACEAPVKKIVPYLNKPEDIEPGVPNFYASTYFAENEYASVVVKTREGRPIKIEGNDLSPVSMGGTSARIQASVLDLYDTTRYQDPQKSGKKAKIEDIDKEVMSQLSGNIRIVSHSIISPSTKEAIKEFIAKYPSAKHVMYDTNSSYGILKANKDSFGKMAVPNYDFSKANTIVSIDADFLGTWVNPIGHARQYAKTRKLNQGKTDMSRHYQFEARLSLTGSNADYRVPTKPSQLGLVVAALHSAVAGGGDTKGLSKDVVAKIKKAATDLKANKGKSLVVCGLNDPAVQTLVNDINNKLGNYGETIDMSKASNLQQGNDAEMNKFIDDVKGGSVNGVIFFGTNPVYNHPRGAELKAALSKVKLRVSLASKPDETATACTYIMPDNHFLESWSDAEPVEGMFSVQQPTIRPLFRTRAAQETLLAWTGKKASFYDYVRDYWKKNLFSQQSKHNSFEKFWTNALHDGVFAGKAAPKTEKATPKPQTPTDSTQTETPTIVAGGSVNFSGNVSAAMSAVASNYTASSKDIELSLYEKISIGSGYQANNPWLQEMADPISRACWDNYLAVPLAYAKEQKLKQGDIVKLTAGKASIEIPVLVQPGQTRGTVSLAVGYGRTKIGKVGKGEAETIAFGKQTWGGQDAYPFATVKNGVVVMGNPKVSITKTEKKMEIAQIQTHHTIMGRDIVQGATLKEYQKENHAGRTYPKVTFKGKERKPYDMTLWKSNHKYPNHSWGMVVDLNSCIGCGACTIACQSENNVPVVGKQEVLNRREMHWIRIDRYYTSSFILDEKTTPGLSDYQKMEEAAENPQVVYQPMMCQHCNNAPCETVCPVLATTHSTEGLNQMAYNRCFGTRYCANNCPYKVRRFNWFNYFDDKRFTEVNYSQSSDLGKMVLNPDVTVRSRGVMEKCSMCVQRIQAGKLQAKKEKRRPTDKDINVACAQSCPTQAITFGDMNNEDSNIFKMLKIKEVEQEKEGELTKGHGHKKEKEGDQGHDKHFLNLQDREKTRGKEKEKVWVITEPRAYHVLEVINVRPQVSYLTKIRNNENELVEDIIKKSEEGKKKA